A genomic window from Gymnodinialimonas ceratoperidinii includes:
- a CDS encoding glucose 1-dehydrogenase gives MRLEGKTAVVTGAASGFGAGIARIFSREGASVMVADLNEEAAIRIADEIGGAAIRADVSKAADVAEIARAAMDQWGRIDVLVNNAGITHLPMAMEEVEEAEFDRVLSVNAKSVYLTAREIVPHMKAAGRGAILNIASTAGLSPRPNLSWYNASKGWMITATKSMAVELAPAGVRVNALCPVAGETPLLSSFMGEDTPEMRGKFLATIPLGRFSQPEDMGEAAAFLCSEAASMITGVALEVDGGRCI, from the coding sequence ATGCGGCTTGAGGGGAAGACGGCGGTTGTGACGGGGGCGGCTTCGGGCTTCGGGGCCGGGATCGCGCGGATATTCTCGCGCGAGGGGGCGTCCGTCATGGTGGCGGATTTGAACGAGGAGGCCGCGATCAGGATTGCCGACGAGATCGGCGGCGCGGCGATCCGCGCGGACGTGTCGAAGGCCGCTGACGTGGCGGAGATCGCGCGGGCCGCTATGGACCAATGGGGGCGGATCGACGTGTTGGTGAACAACGCGGGCATAACGCATCTGCCGATGGCGATGGAGGAGGTCGAGGAGGCGGAGTTCGACCGGGTGCTCTCGGTCAATGCCAAGTCGGTCTACCTCACCGCGCGGGAGATCGTGCCGCATATGAAGGCGGCGGGGCGCGGCGCGATCCTCAACATCGCCTCGACGGCCGGCTTGTCGCCGCGGCCGAACCTGAGCTGGTACAATGCCTCCAAGGGGTGGATGATCACCGCGACGAAGAGCATGGCGGTGGAGCTGGCGCCTGCGGGCGTGCGGGTCAATGCGCTCTGCCCGGTGGCTGGCGAAACGCCGCTCCTGTCGAGTTTCATGGGCGAGGACACGCCGGAGATGCGGGGCAAGTTCCTTGCGACGATCCCCCTCGGGCGGTTCAGCCAGCCCGAGGACATGGGAGAGGCGGCGGCCTTCCTGTGCTCGGAGGCGGCCTCGATGATCACCGGGGTGGCGCTGGAAGTGGACGGGGGGCGCTGCATATGA
- a CDS encoding P1 family peptidase, which translates to MQPGKRNLITDVAGLRVGHAADAGVKTGATVLVGDAPFTAGVHVMGGAPGTRETDLLAPDKTVQQADALVLSGGSAFGLDAASGVADALRAAGRGFAVGDQVVPIVPAAILFDLINGGDKDWAENPYKQLGREALAAAGADFALGSVGAGTGALTADLKGGLGSASLRIGRHTVGALVAVNALGRVTVGDGPCFWAAPFEMGGEFGGRGIAKSFDVGALPPVKGGDARNTTIAIVATDAALSQAQATRLAVAAHDGMARAIFPSHTPMDGDLVFAAATGAVPLESEADLLMLGHGAALCLSRAIARGVFEASAAAGDVMPTYRDKFG; encoded by the coding sequence ATGCAACCGGGGAAGAGGAACCTGATAACCGATGTGGCGGGCCTGCGGGTCGGCCATGCGGCGGATGCGGGTGTGAAGACCGGGGCGACCGTGCTGGTGGGCGACGCGCCCTTCACCGCCGGGGTCCATGTCATGGGCGGGGCGCCCGGCACGCGGGAGACGGACCTGCTGGCGCCCGACAAGACGGTGCAGCAGGCCGATGCGCTGGTGCTTTCGGGCGGCTCGGCCTTCGGGCTCGACGCGGCCTCGGGCGTGGCGGATGCCCTGCGCGCCGCCGGGCGGGGCTTCGCGGTGGGCGACCAGGTGGTGCCGATCGTGCCGGCGGCGATCCTGTTCGACCTGATCAACGGGGGCGACAAGGACTGGGCCGAAAACCCCTACAAGCAGCTCGGGCGCGAGGCATTGGCGGCGGCGGGCGCGGATTTCGCGCTCGGCTCCGTGGGGGCCGGGACCGGGGCGCTGACGGCGGACCTGAAGGGGGGGCTCGGCTCGGCCTCCTTGCGGATCGGGCGTCATACCGTCGGTGCGCTGGTGGCGGTCAATGCGCTCGGTCGGGTGACCGTGGGGGACGGCCCGTGCTTCTGGGCCGCGCCCTTCGAGATGGGCGGAGAGTTCGGCGGGCGCGGGATCGCGAAGAGCTTCGATGTGGGTGCCCTGCCCCCGGTGAAGGGCGGTGACGCGCGCAACACGACGATTGCCATCGTGGCCACGGACGCGGCGCTGAGCCAGGCGCAGGCGACGCGGTTGGCGGTGGCAGCCCATGACGGCATGGCGCGGGCGATCTTTCCGAGCCACACGCCGATGGACGGTGATCTTGTCTTTGCAGCCGCGACCGGGGCGGTCCCGCTGGAGAGCGAGGCGGACCTGCTGATGTTGGGACATGGCGCGGCGCTCTGCCTGTCGCGGGCCATCGCGCGCGGGGTCTTTGAGGCCTCGGCCGCGGCGGGTGACGTGATGCCGACCTATCGCGACAAGTTCGGCTGA
- a CDS encoding F0F1 ATP synthase subunit B produces MRYLTVLIAMAATPAFAAEDAPHGLLSPSLGNTDWIVFLGFLLFLAVLFYFGVPKMLMGMLDNRAAGIRSDLEEARGLREEAQTMLASYERKAREVEEQSARIVADARASAEAAAVQAKDDIARSITRRLAAAEDQIASAVTKANRSVRDRAASVAIAAAAEVIAKNTSSADQNKLIDESIEEVGRRLN; encoded by the coding sequence ATGCGTTATTTGACCGTTCTCATCGCGATGGCTGCCACGCCCGCTTTCGCCGCAGAAGACGCCCCGCACGGGTTGCTGTCGCCCTCCTTGGGCAACACCGACTGGATCGTGTTCCTCGGCTTCCTGCTGTTCCTTGCCGTCTTGTTCTACTTCGGCGTGCCGAAGATGCTGATGGGCATGCTGGACAACCGCGCCGCGGGCATCCGCTCTGACCTCGAAGAGGCCCGTGGCCTGCGCGAAGAAGCCCAGACCATGCTCGCCTCCTACGAGCGCAAGGCCCGCGAAGTGGAAGAGCAATCCGCCCGCATCGTCGCCGACGCCCGCGCCAGCGCCGAAGCCGCTGCCGTGCAGGCCAAGGACGACATCGCCCGCTCGATCACCCGCCGCCTCGCCGCGGCCGAGGACCAGATCGCCAGCGCCGTGACCAAGGCCAACCGTTCGGTCCGCGACCGCGCCGCCTCCGTGGCCATCGCCGCCGCGGCCGAGGTGATCGCCAAGAACACCAGCTCTGCCGATCAGAACAAGCTGATCGACGAGTCGATCGAGGAAGTCGGCCGCCGGCTGAACTGA
- a CDS encoding F0F1 ATP synthase subunit B', whose translation MADEAEIAGHGAPEASGMPQLDIGTFDNQIFWLVLTLVAIYFVLAKIALPRISAVLAERQGTLTNDLAAAEDLKRQATEAEESYNAALANARAEATKIAQETREEIQAQLQVEIDKADAQIAAQTAEGEARIAEIEAGAVATAEEVARDVAAEIVRALGPGQDVDTAAIDAAVANRVRG comes from the coding sequence ATGGCTGACGAAGCCGAAATTGCAGGCCACGGCGCGCCCGAAGCCTCTGGCATGCCGCAGTTGGACATCGGGACCTTCGACAACCAGATCTTCTGGTTGGTTCTGACCCTCGTTGCCATCTACTTCGTGCTGGCGAAAATTGCCCTGCCCCGTATTTCCGCGGTGCTGGCAGAGCGCCAAGGCACGTTGACCAATGATCTGGCTGCAGCCGAAGATCTGAAGCGTCAGGCAACTGAGGCGGAAGAAAGCTACAACGCGGCCCTCGCCAACGCGCGGGCTGAAGCCACCAAGATTGCCCAGGAGACCCGCGAGGAGATCCAGGCGCAACTACAGGTGGAGATCGACAAGGCAGACGCCCAGATCGCGGCCCAGACCGCCGAGGGTGAAGCCCGGATCGCCGAAATCGAAGCCGGGGCAGTTGCCACGGCAGAAGAGGTCGCCCGCGACGTCGCCGCTGAAATCGTCCGCGCCCTCGGGCCGGGCCAGGACGTCGACACCGCTGCGATCGATGCTGCTGTCGCCAACCGTGTGAGAGGGTAA
- a CDS encoding F0F1 ATP synthase subunit C — protein MEGDIAQMGQFIGAGLAAIGSGAAAIGVGHVAGNFLAGALRNPSAAAGQTATLFIGIAFAEALGIFAFLVSLLLMFAV, from the coding sequence ATGGAAGGCGATATCGCACAAATGGGTCAATTCATCGGTGCCGGCCTGGCCGCCATCGGTTCCGGCGCCGCCGCTATCGGTGTGGGCCACGTTGCAGGCAACTTCCTCGCCGGCGCCCTGCGCAACCCCTCCGCGGCTGCTGGTCAGACCGCAACTCTCTTCATCGGCATCGCATTCGCCGAGGCACTGGGCATCTTCGCCTTCCTCGTCTCCCTGCTGCTGATGTTTGCTGTCTAA
- a CDS encoding F0F1 ATP synthase subunit A: MGRVVAFILIGLAVLGFIAAYLDDYTGGLAIHPMDQFVVAPLFGHGDVGMFTITNATLWMALSVLCVIALMVWGTRGRNVIPSRSQSVAELAYGFVRGMVEDVAGKDALPYFPYIFTLFLYILFANFLGLIPTSFTTTSHIAVTAVLALAVFVTVTVLGFVKNGVGFLSLFWVSSAPLVLRPILAIIELISYFVRPVSHSIRLAGNIMAGHAVLKVFAGFAGALGLAGIAPIIGIVAIYGLEVLVAAIQAYVFAILTCVYLKDALHPAH; encoded by the coding sequence ATGGGCCGCGTGGTGGCGTTCATCCTGATCGGCCTCGCCGTTCTGGGGTTCATCGCCGCTTACCTTGACGATTACACCGGCGGCCTGGCGATCCACCCGATGGACCAGTTCGTGGTGGCGCCGCTCTTCGGCCATGGTGACGTCGGCATGTTCACGATCACCAACGCGACGCTCTGGATGGCCCTGTCCGTCCTCTGCGTCATCGCGCTGATGGTCTGGGGCACCCGCGGCCGCAACGTGATCCCGTCGCGCAGCCAGTCGGTGGCAGAGCTCGCCTACGGCTTCGTGCGCGGCATGGTGGAGGACGTGGCAGGCAAGGACGCGCTGCCCTACTTCCCCTACATCTTCACGCTGTTCCTCTACATCCTCTTCGCCAACTTCCTCGGCCTGATCCCGACAAGCTTCACCACGACCTCGCACATCGCCGTGACCGCGGTGCTGGCGCTGGCGGTCTTCGTGACCGTCACGGTCCTGGGCTTCGTGAAGAACGGCGTCGGCTTCCTAAGCCTCTTCTGGGTCTCTTCCGCGCCGCTGGTGCTGCGTCCGATCCTCGCGATCATCGAATTGATTTCCTACTTCGTACGCCCGGTCAGCCATTCCATTCGTCTGGCAGGCAACATCATGGCAGGCCACGCGGTTCTGAAAGTGTTCGCCGGTTTCGCCGGGGCGCTCGGCCTCGCCGGTATCGCGCCGATCATCGGCATCGTGGCGATCTACGGCCTCGAAGTCCTCGTGGCAGCCATCCAGGCCTACGTGTTCGCAATCCTGACGTGCGTCTACCTGAAGGACGCGCTTCATCCCGCTCACTAA